From the genome of Streptomyces sp. NBC_01260, one region includes:
- a CDS encoding S1 RNA-binding domain-containing protein, with protein MLEDGGVLPYVYRVTKYDPADRDEHGHYTGAEDTVSDHGQVEGAYLQAIEAFAAGTGIERLAVREPHLPVPFVNFGLEPPMDGFGLDGVFPTGPDGFHDGAEVSVGTAMDLVRVMLRDGGAWCRLEVEDTFAVHVGWDQYVYIGSSRPCETAVARTRALGLFPERIDASPYDFEAEGEGPQRPADDEFWAQLRWSMAGTNARVLEEQSANNSERWHRLTPDNIDTIRAGLAPRARLAIWPDLSSDIDAVLATLPAEGHVECVWQGRDGRMHSATADEDEFPELAARLSSASAAMILSMYADDRVPLLAAVMPDSDGVVRARWEIDPTPSTRKWAFLKTLHRGEIITGRVTLIADFLVTFVDIGGFEAMINIPELSWRPFNHPSEVIAVGQEISAEILDVDPIRERVSLSLRALHEDPMPLLAGQVGQTVVGRVTKLVPFGVFVRIEEKENGFEGLVHNTELGDGQPDHPQLAVNVGDALPVKILDIDPAQRRISLSHRQAMPAAPAERDEVTDQGVGAALNAGWDGVYYRVRAGTLEMLFLLNREETLDEVCNVDVEVRLPDGSRWSATIFTVAEVERLMARWSSTGEALNGRYFRCSDGLIVKEPGVMPMAEVIVGLLDSGDLQQVLQRLDDPM; from the coding sequence ATGCTGGAAGATGGGGGCGTGCTGCCCTACGTCTATCGCGTCACCAAGTACGACCCCGCCGACCGTGATGAACACGGCCACTACACCGGCGCCGAGGACACGGTCAGCGACCACGGCCAGGTCGAGGGTGCCTACCTTCAAGCAATCGAGGCGTTCGCCGCGGGCACCGGCATCGAGCGCCTGGCGGTGCGCGAGCCGCACCTCCCGGTGCCATTCGTGAACTTCGGGCTGGAGCCACCGATGGACGGCTTCGGGCTGGACGGTGTCTTCCCGACCGGGCCGGACGGCTTCCACGATGGTGCGGAGGTCTCGGTCGGCACCGCGATGGATCTTGTACGGGTCATGCTGCGCGACGGTGGCGCCTGGTGTCGGCTGGAGGTGGAGGACACCTTCGCCGTGCACGTGGGCTGGGACCAGTACGTGTACATCGGCAGCAGTCGGCCCTGCGAAACCGCGGTGGCCCGGACCCGCGCGCTCGGGTTGTTTCCCGAGCGGATCGACGCCTCGCCGTACGACTTCGAAGCCGAGGGCGAAGGTCCCCAGCGGCCGGCCGACGACGAATTCTGGGCTCAGTTGCGCTGGTCGATGGCGGGGACCAACGCCAGGGTCCTGGAAGAGCAGTCCGCCAACAACTCCGAGCGATGGCACCGCCTCACCCCCGACAACATCGACACGATCCGCGCCGGCCTCGCTCCCCGAGCCCGGCTGGCTATCTGGCCGGACCTGTCCTCCGACATCGACGCGGTACTCGCCACGCTCCCCGCCGAGGGCCACGTCGAGTGTGTCTGGCAGGGCAGAGATGGGCGGATGCACAGCGCCACCGCCGACGAAGACGAGTTCCCGGAGCTGGCCGCCCGTCTCTCCAGCGCTTCCGCCGCGATGATCCTGTCCATGTACGCCGACGACCGCGTCCCGCTGCTCGCCGCCGTCATGCCCGACAGCGACGGAGTGGTACGCGCCCGCTGGGAGATCGACCCCACCCCGAGCACCCGGAAATGGGCCTTCCTCAAGACCCTTCACCGAGGTGAGATCATCACCGGCCGGGTGACCCTGATCGCCGATTTCTTGGTCACTTTCGTGGACATCGGCGGCTTCGAAGCGATGATCAATATCCCCGAGCTGTCATGGCGCCCCTTCAACCATCCCTCCGAGGTCATTGCCGTCGGCCAGGAGATCAGTGCCGAAATTCTCGACGTAGACCCGATCCGCGAACGCGTGTCGCTGTCGCTCAGGGCCCTGCACGAAGATCCGATGCCACTGCTCGCCGGGCAGGTCGGCCAGACCGTCGTCGGCCGCGTCACCAAGCTCGTGCCGTTCGGCGTGTTCGTACGCATTGAAGAGAAGGAGAACGGCTTCGAGGGGCTGGTGCACAACACCGAACTGGGCGACGGGCAACCAGACCATCCACAGTTGGCTGTCAACGTCGGCGACGCACTGCCAGTCAAGATCCTGGACATCGACCCGGCCCAGCGCCGCATCTCCCTCTCGCACCGGCAAGCTATGCCAGCCGCCCCGGCCGAACGCGATGAAGTGACAGATCAGGGCGTCGGTGCTGCACTCAACGCCGGATGGGACGGGGTCTACTACCGCGTCCGTGCGGGAACGCTGGAGATGCTCTTCCTCCTCAACCGAGAGGAGACGCTCGACGAGGTGTGCAACGTCGATGTAGAGGTGCGCCTGCCGGACGGCTCCCGCTGGAGCGCGACGATCTTCACCGTCGCTGAGGTCGAGCGGCTGATGGCCCGGTGGTCCAGCACGGGCGAGGCGTTGAATGGCCGGTACTTCCGGTGCTCGGACGGCCTGATCGTCAAAGAGCCCGGGGTCATGCCGATGGCCGAAGTCATTGTTGGTCTGCTCGACAGCGGTGACCTTCAGCAGGTCCTTCAGCGGCTGGACGATCCCATGTGA
- a CDS encoding KGGVGR-motif variant AAA ATPase yields the protein MAGKLFTWVDIDSQLAEAAAEGQWPQWLLEVDAWWDALELTVRPGTESAAVRDWLDSQFGLGSAAEHDAGLELTLDRPTAHAPQSLPVRLVEANDSGAAPRRPKLSERRVTSALGDALPRPEDAQFAGDKQLIAFHSFKGGVGRTLHAVALADFLASQGQHVLLVDADLEAPGITWMYQAQGGRCDIAYEDVLALLHSSKQGDPTQAVEIAAAYLPNQRVSRYPGPGRVTVLPVSRRTRLGPPRIGPTDLLTEDRSPYFLSESLAALAVAAEVDTVVLDLRAGASELAAPILLDPRVTRIFVTTVSSQSLQGTETMIRQLGAQSPAVARTDPTPGAIVTQYRPDVHDTHAEEARTGLAAALSSTIAMAATDEYTSEDLVVDEQVLTEPLLSRFREELLALPQSWDAVVEVIRRCGLPELLSEFAPSVAPLVPTSADEPTTLDERRRSLESTAGRLVFAERQGMDSSLGFLTTEPVRRLISDHSTDLPVSVVVGAKGAGKTFTFARMCTAGTWDAFARENGQNVERTAMVIPVLDPANITEPQPDALSPQALRDRAAGGPGVTADEIRSHLNAGLRDARADDAEFWKQRWLECLAWSAGAAREESAEEFLIQRTLGTSGACLFVIDGLEDWLESLEAEPRRIALRTLLIEVPAWLRRLRNRSLGLVVFVRQDLVRAAIKQNLGQFLDRYAPYELRWDTEDALRLSLWIASSADAVRTPESPIADMAFDEIVQALLPLWGAKLGTENSREAWTERWVPAALADFNEQIQARDVVRFLREAAAASTGDERWPDRVLTPAAMRHSLGACSRAKVEEINQENPRLGKLLRHMATFSDSVKMPFDAADLNLIPDDVEALEQWGAMARDADGRYRMPEIYRHALGFRTQGRARVVRGV from the coding sequence ATGGCCGGCAAGCTCTTCACCTGGGTGGACATCGATTCTCAACTGGCAGAGGCAGCTGCCGAGGGCCAGTGGCCTCAGTGGCTGCTGGAGGTCGACGCCTGGTGGGACGCACTGGAACTGACAGTTCGCCCAGGTACTGAGAGTGCGGCCGTCCGCGACTGGCTGGACAGCCAATTCGGCCTCGGATCAGCAGCCGAACATGACGCGGGCCTGGAACTCACCTTGGATCGCCCCACAGCTCACGCCCCTCAGTCGCTACCTGTGCGCTTGGTCGAAGCGAACGATTCCGGAGCGGCCCCACGCCGTCCAAAACTCAGCGAACGTCGTGTCACCTCGGCGCTGGGGGACGCCCTGCCACGTCCAGAGGACGCACAGTTCGCCGGCGACAAGCAACTCATCGCATTCCACTCCTTCAAGGGCGGCGTGGGACGCACGTTGCACGCCGTGGCACTGGCTGACTTCCTGGCCTCCCAAGGCCAGCACGTTCTCCTCGTGGACGCAGACCTGGAGGCACCCGGCATCACCTGGATGTACCAAGCGCAGGGGGGCCGCTGCGATATCGCGTACGAGGACGTCCTCGCCCTCCTGCACTCTTCCAAGCAGGGTGACCCCACGCAGGCAGTGGAAATCGCTGCCGCGTATCTTCCCAACCAGCGTGTGTCGCGCTACCCGGGGCCAGGCCGCGTGACCGTGCTTCCCGTCAGCCGACGTACTCGGCTCGGCCCGCCGCGCATCGGCCCCACCGACCTGTTGACCGAGGACCGCTCACCCTACTTCCTCAGCGAATCCCTTGCGGCCCTCGCTGTCGCGGCCGAAGTCGACACCGTCGTACTGGACTTGCGGGCCGGCGCGTCCGAGCTGGCGGCGCCCATCTTGTTGGACCCTCGCGTGACGCGGATCTTCGTCACCACAGTCAGTAGCCAGTCCCTTCAGGGGACCGAGACCATGATCCGGCAGCTGGGGGCCCAGTCTCCAGCGGTAGCACGAACGGATCCGACTCCCGGCGCGATCGTGACGCAGTACCGACCCGACGTCCATGACACCCACGCCGAGGAAGCCCGAACGGGTCTGGCCGCAGCGCTGTCGTCCACCATTGCCATGGCGGCAACCGACGAGTACACCTCAGAAGATCTTGTGGTGGACGAACAAGTTCTGACCGAGCCGCTGCTGAGCCGATTCCGCGAAGAGCTGCTCGCGCTTCCGCAGAGCTGGGACGCGGTCGTGGAAGTCATCCGGCGCTGCGGTCTTCCCGAATTGCTCAGCGAGTTCGCACCCAGCGTCGCCCCGCTAGTACCAACGTCCGCAGACGAGCCGACAACTCTGGACGAGCGTCGGCGTTCGCTGGAGAGCACGGCGGGCCGTCTCGTATTCGCTGAGCGACAGGGCATGGACTCCAGTCTCGGCTTCCTCACGACCGAGCCGGTACGTCGCCTGATCTCGGACCACAGCACCGACCTTCCGGTATCGGTCGTCGTCGGCGCGAAGGGAGCAGGCAAGACGTTCACGTTCGCCAGGATGTGCACCGCGGGGACATGGGATGCTTTCGCGCGCGAGAACGGTCAGAACGTCGAACGGACAGCGATGGTCATCCCTGTCCTGGACCCGGCCAACATCACGGAGCCGCAACCCGATGCGCTTTCACCGCAGGCGCTGAGAGACCGCGCTGCAGGTGGGCCAGGCGTCACTGCCGATGAAATCCGCAGCCATCTGAACGCCGGCCTCAGGGACGCGCGGGCCGATGACGCAGAGTTCTGGAAGCAGCGCTGGCTGGAATGCCTGGCGTGGTCAGCCGGTGCGGCCCGTGAGGAATCAGCTGAAGAATTCCTCATCCAGCGGACCCTAGGCACGTCCGGAGCCTGCCTCTTCGTGATCGACGGCTTGGAGGATTGGCTGGAGTCTCTGGAGGCGGAGCCCCGGCGCATCGCCCTGCGCACACTGCTGATTGAAGTTCCGGCCTGGCTCCGTCGCCTTCGCAACCGCTCGCTCGGCCTGGTGGTGTTCGTGCGTCAGGACCTAGTTCGAGCAGCGATCAAGCAGAACCTCGGGCAGTTCCTCGACCGCTACGCCCCCTACGAACTCCGCTGGGACACCGAAGACGCCCTCAGGCTTTCGCTGTGGATTGCGTCAAGTGCCGACGCTGTAAGGACGCCAGAATCTCCGATCGCAGACATGGCTTTCGACGAGATCGTCCAAGCACTCCTTCCCCTGTGGGGCGCGAAGCTCGGTACCGAGAATTCACGTGAGGCATGGACAGAACGGTGGGTCCCTGCGGCTCTCGCAGACTTCAATGAACAGATCCAAGCCCGCGACGTCGTCCGCTTCCTGCGCGAGGCGGCTGCCGCTTCCACTGGTGACGAGCGCTGGCCGGACCGAGTACTGACCCCGGCGGCCATGCGCCACTCACTGGGTGCGTGCAGCCGTGCGAAGGTGGAGGAGATCAACCAGGAGAATCCTCGCCTCGGAAAGCTCTTGAGGCACATGGCAACCTTCTCGGACTCGGTCAAGATGCCCTTCGACGCAGCTGACCTGAACCTGATCCCTGATGATGTCGAAGCCCTGGAGCAGTGGGGCGCAATGGCAAGAGACGCCGACGGGCGCTACCGCATGCCTGAAATCTACCGACATGCCCTAGGTTTCCGCACACAGGGCAGGGCACGCGTGGTGCGGGGGGTGTGA
- a CDS encoding TniQ family protein → MRNSPGTFPIRIKALPGEALDSWLEALAHRLHTPLGDVLSGLGLHALDDELPVGSTSTEILTRRLTSGMAASIAEATGTPVETLHAMTLAHYDQRVLDLDPRSGLVLNATRWGKGTGARFCTDCLAESGGRWQLSWRLGWSFACIRHNRLLADHCPQCRGLQRTRATATREIPHPGRCPNTVQAVSSAPGRRRCDADLAQAATPLLDADHPVLDAQRLVYAIADSGTTALGPYADHPRSALEALADLRALVGEILLHAPRQTLAERLPTDLPISADELNAVFAPSNVGTQPRLGMHSPKSAAMTAAGVVLAVKILTRPDIQQAGTAARWITQGDDRESRLSLGRRLLAPWGRGTTETLRAIQLATVGPQLQAVYQLRYRVQAPRPGTQLHDVPARRLRSLPAALWPELALPLVPLELHDYRIMRPALSCLLGLVGNRQSIDVIAERLGKATTGFMASRLLGHLREHQQWPDIQAALIHIADYFDTHPAPIDYQRRQRIDYSLLLPDEQWADIARECDVVRGTGTLARLFRSYLFLRISGLPARMAPPTCTPENDSARAQHAMRYRRLTPELLAHLDHAAEEFLHRNRITDEPVTWYPPDNLLHDLSLPGHHPSEIDIKELHRLIRHEEMTATQAAARLHTTIDVVRCLLDRHPAPDTSERRSWPAPVSDAVRAALDPATFTRLYIDQRMSLRAIGELYGVKADVIRGIADKYRIPIRAPKEYRHRQEITREWLHEQYVTRRRTLADIAEETGMTMSNVAKWARMHKIPLRPRGGASHDESLRIEDKAREAPRLLQPALNGLAAEERLLRFVKASAYPTLGVAARDMGVNGPTLVTQINRLARELGGPLLERAERGRPMRLTPLGKRVVRAAMDWLPKP, encoded by the coding sequence ATGAGGAATTCCCCGGGGACGTTTCCCATCAGGATCAAGGCGCTACCAGGTGAGGCGCTCGACTCCTGGCTCGAGGCACTCGCACACCGCCTTCACACACCCCTTGGCGATGTTCTCAGCGGCCTGGGGCTGCACGCGCTCGATGATGAACTCCCGGTCGGCAGCACCTCGACCGAGATCCTGACCAGGCGCCTCACCTCGGGCATGGCCGCGTCCATCGCCGAGGCCACTGGTACACCCGTCGAGACCCTGCACGCGATGACCCTGGCCCATTACGACCAGCGGGTTCTGGACCTTGACCCCCGCTCTGGCCTGGTGCTCAATGCGACGCGCTGGGGAAAGGGCACTGGCGCGCGTTTTTGCACGGACTGCCTGGCCGAATCGGGGGGACGCTGGCAGCTGAGCTGGCGACTGGGCTGGTCGTTCGCCTGCATCAGGCACAACCGGCTGCTGGCCGACCACTGCCCTCAGTGCCGAGGCCTACAGAGAACCCGGGCTACGGCCACCCGCGAGATCCCGCACCCCGGGCGTTGCCCGAACACTGTGCAAGCGGTCAGCTCCGCTCCCGGCCGACGACGATGCGACGCCGATCTCGCCCAAGCGGCCACCCCGCTCCTCGACGCCGACCATCCCGTACTGGACGCACAGCGGCTCGTGTACGCGATCGCCGACTCCGGCACCACAGCCCTCGGCCCCTACGCTGACCACCCGCGATCCGCACTCGAAGCCCTCGCCGACCTGCGAGCGCTCGTTGGGGAGATCCTCCTCCACGCTCCCCGCCAAACCCTGGCCGAACGACTACCCACGGACCTCCCCATCAGCGCCGACGAGTTGAACGCCGTCTTCGCCCCGTCCAACGTCGGCACTCAGCCTCGTTTGGGGATGCATAGCCCGAAGAGCGCTGCCATGACTGCAGCCGGTGTCGTCCTCGCAGTGAAGATCCTGACCCGACCGGACATCCAGCAAGCCGGCACCGCTGCACGTTGGATCACCCAAGGCGACGACCGCGAATCTCGCCTGTCACTCGGTCGAAGGCTCCTCGCCCCATGGGGCAGGGGCACCACCGAAACCCTCCGTGCGATTCAGCTCGCGACCGTCGGCCCTCAGCTCCAGGCCGTCTACCAGCTCCGGTACCGCGTTCAGGCCCCCCGTCCAGGCACTCAATTGCACGACGTTCCTGCCCGGCGTCTCCGCTCACTTCCGGCCGCACTCTGGCCCGAACTTGCCCTACCCCTCGTACCGCTCGAGCTCCACGACTACCGGATCATGAGGCCGGCCCTGTCCTGTCTCCTCGGACTTGTCGGCAACCGCCAGTCCATTGACGTCATCGCCGAACGCCTGGGCAAGGCCACGACCGGATTCATGGCTTCCCGCCTGCTCGGTCACCTGCGAGAGCATCAGCAGTGGCCGGATATCCAAGCCGCACTGATCCACATTGCGGACTACTTCGACACCCACCCGGCCCCGATCGACTACCAACGGCGCCAGCGCATCGACTACAGCCTCCTGCTCCCCGATGAACAGTGGGCCGATATCGCTAGAGAATGCGACGTCGTCCGCGGCACGGGCACGCTTGCCCGGCTCTTCAGGAGCTACCTGTTCCTGCGTATCAGTGGCCTGCCAGCCCGAATGGCACCACCCACCTGCACCCCTGAGAACGACTCGGCCCGCGCCCAACACGCCATGCGGTACCGACGGTTGACGCCGGAACTCCTCGCGCATCTCGACCATGCGGCCGAGGAGTTCCTACATCGCAACCGCATCACCGACGAACCAGTGACCTGGTACCCGCCGGACAATCTCCTCCACGACCTCAGCCTGCCCGGACATCACCCCTCCGAGATCGACATCAAGGAACTGCACAGGCTGATCCGCCACGAAGAAATGACGGCCACCCAGGCCGCCGCCCGCCTGCATACGACGATCGACGTCGTGCGCTGCCTCCTTGACCGGCACCCGGCACCCGATACAAGCGAGCGACGCTCGTGGCCCGCCCCCGTCTCCGATGCCGTCCGTGCAGCCCTTGACCCAGCCACCTTCACGCGGCTCTACATAGACCAGCGGATGTCTCTGCGCGCCATCGGGGAGCTCTACGGCGTCAAGGCCGACGTGATCAGAGGTATCGCCGACAAGTACAGGATCCCGATCCGCGCTCCGAAGGAGTACCGGCACCGTCAGGAGATCACTCGCGAATGGCTCCACGAGCAGTACGTCACACGCCGTCGCACCCTCGCTGACATCGCTGAAGAGACCGGCATGACCATGTCGAACGTCGCCAAGTGGGCCAGGATGCACAAGATCCCCTTGCGTCCTCGCGGCGGCGCAAGCCATGACGAGAGCCTCCGCATCGAGGACAAGGCCAGGGAGGCTCCCCGCTTGCTGCAACCCGCACTCAACGGCCTTGCCGCCGAAGAGCGACTCCTGCGTTTCGTGAAGGCTTCCGCCTACCCCACCCTCGGCGTGGCAGCCCGGGACATGGGGGTCAACGGGCCCACCCTCGTCACTCAGATCAACCGGCTGGCCCGCGAACTGGGTGGCCCACTGCTCGAACGAGCCGAACGAGGCCGCCCCATGAGACTCACGCCACTCGGCAAGCGGGTCGTCAGGGCCGCGATGGACTGGCTACCCAAACCCTGA
- a CDS encoding ATP-binding protein, which translates to MALSKKEDFKAFADAPRRQQPEALTRKQLKELGTQARAEYDRSRREWHANLGPIKTPQLVELHEDLWDITDSNLQDGDKAKGAVAIDAFPGLGKTTSVLAFLREFHRREIAEKGEFTEHGHERWPVCRVGLTGNTGMKDLNRAMLEFFEHPGRSRGTTVQLGRRALDCMLSCEVRVLALDDLHFLKWGKTSGIEVSNHLKWIANEFPVTLLMVGVGLADKGLFSEGSAAGDTALAQTGRRTTRLDVRPFTITNEMGRREWKQMLLALERRIVLTDKYPGMLANDLSDYLFSRSTGHIGSLMTLINRGCQRAVRSGSECLDKELLDRVKSDEASENARRELEAALEARRLTSRPRSRQSA; encoded by the coding sequence TTGGCTCTGTCGAAGAAGGAGGACTTCAAGGCGTTCGCCGACGCGCCCCGGCGACAGCAGCCCGAGGCGCTTACGCGAAAGCAGCTCAAGGAACTCGGCACGCAGGCGCGGGCTGAGTACGACCGGTCACGACGCGAATGGCATGCCAACCTCGGGCCGATCAAGACCCCGCAGCTGGTCGAACTGCACGAGGACCTGTGGGACATCACTGACAGCAACTTGCAGGACGGCGACAAGGCCAAGGGAGCGGTGGCCATCGATGCCTTTCCCGGGCTGGGCAAGACCACATCGGTCCTGGCCTTCCTGCGCGAGTTCCACCGCAGAGAGATCGCCGAGAAGGGCGAGTTCACCGAGCATGGGCACGAGCGGTGGCCGGTCTGCCGGGTCGGGCTGACCGGCAACACCGGAATGAAGGACCTCAACCGGGCCATGCTGGAGTTCTTCGAGCATCCGGGCCGATCTCGTGGCACCACCGTCCAACTCGGCCGACGGGCTCTGGACTGCATGCTGTCCTGTGAGGTCCGCGTGCTTGCCCTTGACGACCTGCACTTCCTCAAGTGGGGGAAGACGAGCGGCATCGAGGTCAGTAACCATCTGAAGTGGATCGCCAACGAGTTCCCCGTGACCCTGCTGATGGTCGGGGTCGGACTGGCCGACAAGGGTCTCTTCAGCGAGGGATCCGCAGCGGGGGACACTGCGCTGGCCCAGACGGGCCGCCGTACCACCCGGCTGGACGTGCGCCCCTTCACGATCACGAACGAGATGGGGCGGCGAGAGTGGAAGCAGATGCTCTTGGCGCTGGAACGGCGCATCGTCCTGACGGACAAGTACCCCGGGATGCTCGCCAACGACCTGTCCGACTACCTCTTCTCCCGCAGCACTGGCCACATCGGCTCACTCATGACACTGATCAACCGTGGTTGCCAGCGGGCCGTCCGCAGCGGCAGCGAGTGCCTGGACAAGGAACTGCTCGACCGTGTGAAAAGCGACGAGGCGTCCGAGAACGCCCGGCGTGAACTCGAAGCAGCCCTGGAAGCTCGCCGTCTGACCAGCCGCCCCCGGTCACGCCAGTCCGCATGA